CCATTTGTTGAATAAGTACCATTGTCTCCGATGTCTCATAAGTCCTTTTGATGATAAACCATAGAAAAGGTCCAATGCATATTCACAATTTTTCCAGCAATGCATAAACCTTCCATAAGAATAGTGTAAATCACAATTAGTGAAAACAATACAACTCAATACTACTACAGTGGTCCTTTTTCCTCCCATtcatctcttcttttttttctttttcttttttgggttgaacTTTCATTTTGCTTTACTAAAAAATGGTactgataaaaaaaataaaggcgGGAAAGTGGTATAAATGCCTAACTGCATTGTCCATTCCAAAggtaaaataacaaaaagaaatggcAGTAGGTGGGTTACATACAAAGTGCCTCCATGTCCatcaagagaaaaaggaaaataaaaataaaagtgccTCCATGTATATCTAGTCTTCATCCTCTGTTTCTTCATCATCGTCGTCGTTGTTTTCACCGTACCTCCAACCATCCTCAACATTGTCGCGGTCCTCCTCAGTCTCTTCACTATCTTCTTCCTCGTAAACTACTTCATCTTTGACGGGCCAGGGCTTTTTCATTGTGTTCATAGTGGCAGGAGATGGAGTTGCGCCTTTACGCTGAACAACTTTTGCAGGCGGGAACTTTAAGTTTGGTTTGGGCCTGTTTTGTTTCTGGCTCTTGCCATTCACACGTTTTCCAGCATAGGCATCTTGATCACTGGCTTCATCCATCTCATTGTCAGCATTATTAGGCGCATTCTCCGCATTCTCATCAGACATATGGCCAGGATGCTCTCTCCTGAGATGTAGTTTAAGCTTGTATTCATGGATGTAGGCCTTTTCACACCCTTCATAAGGACAAGCATAAGGGCGATCAGATGATGCAGAGCCATAACCCCCTGCGGGAGGCTTGGGAGTTTTGATTTGCTTCTCTGCAGGTGGGGTAGCATATTTTGGCACGTCCACCATCACACTCTGTAAAATTAACAGTAACATTGAGAATCAAGTCATACTTCCTATGTTATTTAAGTCTAGCAAAGTATGAGTGACCAAATTGAAGACAGATAGTTTGGCGCtattttcagatatttctaTTAGTAAGGAGTAAGGACCGTCCCATGCCTCTGAATTCAAAAATTCTTATCTTCtgtatcaaaaccaacataagCTTTTGATTTGGACTGGTGAATCTAGAAGAAGATAATTagatttgaaaaagaaaaaaaacacatgtcAAGTTTCTAAACAGGATGAATTCCAACCATTTGACAAAGATGTGCTACTTCAAATTCACTCTCAAAATAATTTGAATCTAGAAGAAGATAATTagatttgaaaaagaaaaaaaacacatgtcAAGTTTCTAAACAGGATGAATTCCAACCATTTGACAAAGATGTGCTACTTCAAATTCACTCTCAAAATAATTTGAATCTATTTCCATCTATTACAAAGAGTATCaaaactatatttttatatttctttcaaCATTTTAAAGCAAatttaatgtaaaaatttcTATATAAATCCCTCATACAGCCTAAATGATTTggggcaaaaaaaaattccatattACTAGCACTATATTCAGTAGAAGAAAGacgaaaaaaatgaagaaaataacgGCAAAATATTTCCTAAACAATAAAAGTGGGGGAGTATTACCAACCTTCTCATGGTGAGACGAAATGTGGTTTTTAAGCTTGTATTCATGAGCATATCTCTTTCCACAGTCTGGGTATGGACAAATATGATAGTTCTCTTGCGAATGTGTTTTCATGTGAGACCTAAGGTTGAAATCCAGGGAGAAGGCCTGCAGATGTGAGATTTGAAATTAATgacaacacaaaaaataaaaagttctACATGTCACACACACCAACAAATAAAGGAATATATTAAGCCCAAAAAGCTCAGGTGATAGTgggatttattttcttaattggATGTGTAATATTTGATTACTTGTATGACAGTAATCATTATCTTAAGAAGCCTTCATTAAGGATGCCCATAACTGTAATTCATGACCATATTCTGTTTTGCTGATCCTataaatttcacttttttttccatttcaataaatttttaaaatctagCATCGAAGGTTGTGAAGGAGGCTCGTAGGATCTAGTCAAGCCTATATTAGATATACTTGATTCATTCTGAAAAGGGAAGGTGAGACAGATGCATACTGCATTTTTAGACGAACAATATTGATCATATTTTGTGGGGGGAAACGTACAACCAACCATCACAAATTCAACATTAGATGCCAGgagaacaaagaaagaaaacagcaAGGAAAAACTGTTTTTAATAATGGAAAAGATGATACCTTACCACAGCCTTCAAAGTTACACCGATAATCTCTCTCCCCAGTATGAATAAGAAAGTGTCTTTTCAACTTTGAACTATCCAAAAATTTCTGCAACATtcacaatattatttttctgattacTAAGCAAGACATTAGAAATTTTGCTGGAAGATCAGTATCCatccatttatttttcttttcccttttcccctttttcccCGAAATTCCATTGGTTTACTTACCACTATACCTTAATTTAAAGTAACACTATAGTGTGATGAGGAACTATGGGGATTGCATATTTGGGACAGCACAAGACTTTACAAGTTacagaatataaaaaaaagttacaggCCAACTCCTTACAAAAtactttcttcttgttttttttgttttaccaAACTGAAATccagagaggaagagaaagaaaaaataaatttcgtTGGAAAGTCGGTATCCAACCGCTAATTCTTTTTCCCTGAGTTCCATTGATTTACTTGCCAATATACTTACTTAAAACTAAAGCGATTCAGTTCAACAAAGAATTATAAGGAAGTGCATATTTGGGACAACACAAGACTTTACAACTTCTAGAAATAAGTTAATAGACCAAGAAACTGAATAAATACTCTCTTCACGTTAATTGACTAATGGTAGACCCCACTTAGCAAATACCTCCTTAAGCCCAACCAGAAAAGTTATTAGACCAACTAGTTAACAAATACATCCTTCATAGTAAGTTAATAATGATAACGCATGGGATTTAACTTCAACATTCACCTTATCATCTGAATTTAAAATAGTAAGCTGATAAatcttctccatttcttttgACAAGATAGTAACTTTCTATCTCAATTCCATAGCTTTACTGTATCTGTGTAAACAGGCACTACAAGGAAAGCAAAAGGCTGGGGAAAACATCAtaaacattgaaaataatacCTTTCCACAACCCTCATAGTGACAAACATATTGTCTTTCCCCATGGATGTGTGAATGCTTCCTCAAAGCACCAGCATCAATAAAGGTCTTCCCACAGCCTTCATAGCTGCAAAGAAAAAGCACTTCCGTTGTTGGTTCTGGCTCTGGCTCTGGTGCCACAGTTTCTTTTGATTTCTCTTTCAAAGCCTTTATTGTATCCGctaacaaaaacacaaaaaaatcaGGCCAAACTGAGGCTTCATAAGAACAAAGACAAACAACAGCTCTCTTTTCATGTCATTCCAAGATGACTCCCTTAAGCCTAAACTCATTTGTGATCCATAAAGTCTCAAGCCTAAAGTAAAATTAACACATTGAATTAAAATAATGCATCACTCATATGGCATATCAGGAAACTAAAACCTATAAGATATTATACGGCACATGACAACACAAATGTACAACCCAGAAAACACTTTAGAAGTCAAATTATTGACTGACAGAAGATGCATTAGCACTAATGGAATATGAGTAGCAGTGCATACAATGATGAAAGTATATGACCTTGATGTACTAATGGCCTATTCattatgtaatatatatatatatatatatatatatatatatatatatacaatcacagaaaaagaaagaattgagTACACAAGAAAGCTTCCATGACTTCTACAAGATCAAACACAGCTTAGCATGCAGAACGCACACATCATACTAAAGACCGTACTAATTCCATATGTTtgtctcttttttccttttctgataagaaacttgtttttctttttctttttctttttctttatattcaTATACACTTACTAATTctatataataattttgacTCTTGCAAAACTCCTGCAAAATGACTTGCAAAGTAAAGTGGCTTAGAAGTACATTGAGGAAGCACACTATAGAACACggtaggaaagaaaaagtaagatGTACCTGTGACCCATTTCAATAGAGAGCACTTCCCACCAGTTGCTACAACATCTTGAGGAACCCTAACAGAAAATTTCATCAAACTATTAGCCAATGCAAGGTAAATACTTCAAAATTACCAACCACAACTGgaatctttatttatttatttctttattggTGGAAGGAGGTCAAACGGGGAGGGATTCAAATTTTGGCCTTGGGTATGAGGGTAAATGCTTACTATCACAGGACATACAAGCCCACGGCACTGCAGTGGGCAGCTTGCTTCTAAATGAATTGATCTTAATCATTatacagaaaaacaaaaagaaagggtTCGATAAACTGATTTTCTACTTTGAGAGTTCCTACGCATTAAACTCAGGGGGAAACATAAAATTAGGCGATTTAAACCCAAATTGTACAGTAACCAAATAATGAACCCATTTCATGGAGTAAACGTTTATGTTTACTTTGGTTTTGAAATTGCTAAACAAAGCATTGAACAGCATCTTGGCTTAGATATTGCtacttttctttcaaattatGACAAAGCCCAACCCATCCTTCTCACTTCTCAGCAACCATCCACAACTACAATTGAATCCCATGAAAGTACATTGCTTCAGTTTgacagaaaattgaaaacataaaaCTAAGTGCACctctattttcatttatttgacaccaaaaggacaaaaagaaaaatagaacacAACACTCGAAGCAGTGATTTTCAGAGAGTGAGAAAATTGTATTTGCACTAAAATTCCAACCCAGGAAGTTCAAAAGATTGTATTTCCTATTATTCATCTAAGTTTTCTCGGAGACCAAACAAAATCAGTAATTGAGTCCTAGAAAACATAATTCATAAaacatcaaattaaaaattaaagaaaaggaaaaatagataCCATTCTTTAAACCATTTTACAGCGGGAGTCTTGGATCGGAAGATGGGGCGCCTCTCGAAATAATTGTGATGGAATTGGGTCTCCATCTCGTTCTCCTTTTGTTCGACGCCCTTATTCGAATTCCAAGACCAGAATTAGGGCTAGAATTACCGTTTGGATATTAGAGAGAGATCGCGAAGGAGATAAAGCTTTGGGTTGAGCAGCTCTTGCTATGTCGGTTCATCACTTCATGTCTGTTTGCCGGGTCGGGTCAACGGCCGGAGGCCTAACCCAAagtctgtttctttttctttggtcatgaatttgtttcttttgtttttaacaaaaattgtaTCAACCAAGGAAATAGTTATTTTGCATATCATAAACtctgtattttatttattttgaatttctagAATGATACTTAAATTTATATCGGTGGCAGTTAGCAGTTGGCAGTTGGGTGCCAAGTGTTAGTTATTTAGGCTCGAGGTTGTGGGACCCTAGTATTGATGGTGAGAGTAGACAATCTCTCCCTAAACTTttgttcattaaaaaaaaaaaaaaaaatctataatGATACTTCAGCTACAAAGACATGTATACGTCTAAAACCAATATCGACGTCTATAATTTTTCTCACACTTCAGTAACATTTGACTAAAATATCGCtataatatcgataatatcgagaTGATGAAggcaatgaaaattttgaatatttacactaacactcCCTGAGGTTTTGTGAAggtttcttgtgttttcacaaaactcccCTTGGGTCTCAAAAATTACATGAACACTCTCTGaggtttcaatttgttttcacaaaactcattttcattaattgtttgtccaaaaattgataattttattgaagtaaaaaaaaaaaaacttatgtaGATGAtaaaattaacctcaatgaaGTATATGCATTCCAATCTCAATGGCCAACTGTGCCATTGGataattttttctataaaatcatcaatctttggatgaaaaattaatgaaaatgagtagttttgtaaaacaatttaaaacctcaTGAGGTGttctttaatttccaaaacCTCAAGGAGTTTTGTAAAAAACCGAAAACCTCATGaagtgttagtgtaaataacacaaatttgaaccttataggtactctatgtggtactaaatcactcatgtatcttatcTTGTAATGTATAatgtgtaaaatattgtaataaatcattataaataaaggactatggtgtgtttaatattttttcattaattactacatattttctacacttccatttttgttagcttgctatataatcaaattaaatcagttaaacccatcatgcaatacatttccttctaattttttgtaataaagtaatagataattgactaaataaacatcctccaaagtttcaagaaaaatttccaagtttttcttacaatttccatggtttttatttaatttatcgATATTGGTAATATCCTGATATTTCcactgaaatttccatatttttggactaccgatattttCAAAACCATCGATACTTTAAACCTTGTTCACAACCAGACTGATCTTAGGGGTGGATGCGAAGGGTGATAACCATGGGTCTCCAAGTAAGGGGGCCTCAGTGGACGGGGTCTTGATTAGATATTGGTTTCATTAAAGTACCATTTTGTACTTAGGTGGATTTGTATTTCTTCCCAATCCTTGTAGAtcgtttttatgttttatatcAAATTGATGTTTTGCTTAAATGTGTTTATCTAACTGAGCTCccattttttgttattaaaatacttttgttttgataatatcacaaaatttgaaacttgAGTGCAAGTCTTGCTGCCAAGCATAGGTTTCCAAAGTTAATTTAACATCAAACGTAAAAGGTATGTCAACATTCTCTTGcgtaatatatatgtatatatatacacacacacagaaGCATCAACAACCCCATATATAATGGGAAATAAATTAACTGAAAAACAGAGAATAAGCATCAGCACCGAATGACACCCCATCAAACAAAATCTTTGTAATATTCTCTGCCCACCTAATTTCTGGGAATCTTCTATTTGGACTTTGGAATGCATGCCCTGCAGGTTTTCCAAAagtcctatatatatatatatatatatatatatatatatatgaaaaaagaaaaagtaaaaaaataaaaggcatgCTGCCCATTGATTGACCAGGCCGATTTGCTGACTCAACTGAGTCCTAGTGAGTTAACTCAGCCAATATCTGCAGCATCATCCAAAACCTGCCACAACAATAGCTTCCCACTTGGAACATCGGCATCACTTTGTTCTGTTGCACACTCTGCCTGCTGCAAACTTTTTGCTAATTTTTTCATCCTCGTGGGCACCAAGCTCCTCACCATGTTACTCCAAATCGGTAACCTAACTCGTTCGATAAAACAATTTTCCATCTCCTTAACAACGTCCATCATTGTTGGACGACATGCTACATCTGATGAGACACAGCTTGCTGCCACATTTAACACGTGCCTTATTGTGCTTGACATGTACGTGGGCAACCCTAGCCTTGCATCACAAATTTGTTCTATTCTTTGCTCTTTGATTAATGGAATTGCCCAATCCACTATTGAAGCTGGTGATTTATAGATGTCAATGACTTTCCTTGAACTTATAATCTCCAACAACACAACGCCAAAACTAAACACATCATTCTTGGTACTTAGTTTGCTAGGAGTGGTGTAACAAGGGTCCAAGTATCCAATAGTACCTGCAGCGGGTTCACTCGGGTGACTCGGCGAGTCGACTCGCAAGAGCACGGCAAGTCCAAAGTCCGCCAACTTGGCATTCCAATCTGAATCGAACAAAATGTTTGCCGACTTGACGTCTCTGTGGATCACCATAGGTTCCCCTTGGTGAAGAAATTGGACAGCCCGGGCAACACGAATGGCGATTTCCACACGTTTAGGCCATGGAGGGGGTGTGGATGCAACATGAAGTAGGTCGTGGAGAGAGCCATTGGGCATGAACTCCATGACAAGGAGCTTGTTCTTGTTTGAGTCTTGATGACTTGTTCCAAGAAGGCTTATAACATGTGGGCTTTCGGGTAGAGAAGACAACACACGTATCTCATTGTCGAGCTTAAGGAGTGATACTTGATGGGCATGATATTGATCAAGTGGCTTCTTTATGGCAACCAGTTTGTTGACTAGTATGGCTTTGTAAACCATGCCATGGCTTCCTTTGCCAATGAGCTTAGTTGGAGAGAAGCTTTCTGTTGCCTTCACAAGTTGATCATAATCAAAGtccaccattttcttcttgatgAAAAATATACCAAGAAATTAAACTTCGATGAGTTTGGAGAGATGTGGAGGGAAATGGAAATGAgggttttatttgtttgatgaGGTTGATGGGTTTCATGTAGGTGAGAGTGGGTAGGAGCAAAACTGGAAGAGCTTTTGGAGATGCCAGCGAATAAAGAGGCTGTGGGGGacatcaaaaggaaaaagcacatagtaaacaaaaaagaaaatgaaagaaaagagtTATTGAGAAAAGATAAAGGTAGCAGTGTGCTGAGAGAAAAGCAAAACCCTACAACGAAAGGCTTCTGACCAGGGATGAGATCGATGATGCTCCATTAGATTAGATATGCTGGTTGGTTTGATTTCCCTGGTTGTTTGGTCCCTCTCCCACCCTATaacacttttttatttttcaattgtaatttaatttagatCGAGTTAATTGTAGCAATGATCTCTGAAATATTACCCGAAAGTTGTTTCAAtccttaaatttatttttttcaaatctattatcctgtttttttttcttattcacTTTATTCCTTCCTTACCATTAATTCCGTCAAATTTTTCTGTCAAATTTAGGGTAAGTTCCTCATTTCACCTGTCATTTTTAAAgaattaatgaaattgaagaaaaaaaaattgaaaaatgaattcTTATGCTCCATGGAGGAGCAGCGACCCATGGTGGACTTGAAAAGACAGATTGGAGTCAAGCTCCATTCACAGCCTCTTCTTGCAGTTCAAGTAGTGCTGCTGCATCATCTGCATCCACTAGTGCTGCTTGGTTTTCCCAAGAGAACAGTACAAGTGAGGAAAGATTGAAATGGGTGCACAACAGCTACATGATATAAAAGATAACTAACGCAGAGGTCTAGCCCAGTAGaaaagtaatttaatttataggTTAATAATTTCATGTCCCTTATGGCACCTTGATGTGTCAAACTTATTTTATCCACGGGCGCTGCATGATTATAAAATCATGGTAGAGCCTTTAGCTATATAAACTTATCCTAACTTTTCTATTAGGATTGGGCGATTTTAATAGCGTGAGATTTTAGCATGTGCATGCAGTCGCTAATTGGAGGTAAAATGTCGTCCTCCAAGTTCTGTCACGCACATCACTCACAAATCTATGATATAAAAAAGctttaaaaaatggaaaaactttgaatttaaaaaaagaaatctgcACATCGAggaaataaagagaaatagAGATAGAGAGGAAGAGACGAGAGAGAGGGGGTTGGGGACCTAGGTCGGTGATTGGATCGGGAGGAGACAGGGAAAGAGGGTGGTGATTACGGCACATGGTGGTCGGGCTGGTGGCTACAATAGGGGAGGGGGTTCGGTGTGTGCAGGACAAAACATAGAGGACAACATTGATtgctaaaaaacaaaaaaagagtaaaattAAGTATTTCGCAGACATCAGAGACTATTTGTgattaaaaccctaaaaagaTAAGTGCATTATAATTGAGCACATAAAAAATAGATAGGAAAATAGGTTGAACCAAAAAGGTTTAGAAACCAATAACTTTGTTAAACAAGGTAAAAAGACATACATCACAtggacaaaagaagaagacctCCAAAAGCATACCAAACAATTGTCTCTGCATACAACAATTTCAGAAATCCAaccatttggtgaagtagaCACACGTCCTTGGGGAAATAATACCATCTGGCGTACATTGACTTATCCGCGGACAAACTCCACATGGAATGGAAGCCATGGCCCCTACTTTGGGTTCCCGTTTAGTACCTCCCTTGCTTATGGATTTATAGCAAACTTTCCCAACTGGAAATGAAGCAAACTCCCCCATCCCAGTGCTCTTCACCTCCGTGACCCGTTTGTCCAAAACCAGAACCCTGAGAATCTCCTCAATTTGCGGTCTTGTGAACGAAGTTTTGAATATTCCACTCTTTTTAACTTCATCAGAAATTCCCTCCAAGGTAGCAACCTTGAGCTGATATATGATCTTTGCAAACCCGTCTTTTACACAGGTTATGTAATATTTATCGAGGGTCCCATTAGAATACCAATCCCCACCGGTTAACTCCTTGGAGGGCTCAAACTCTGAAGCCATATAATGCTTTCTCCCCTTGCTTTGGACATTTACAACCTCTTTTATCAGGTTCTTGGCTTGGAGTGATTTTATGGATTTGCCAACCAGATTGTCAGGGAGGTTCGCTTCCTTCTTCATGTCTCGTGTCCAAATTCCCATATCTTGCTTGCTTCGGATCACATTATATACGATTTTCTCGTGCTCTGTCAAAGACTCCAACGGGGAATTAGAGTCTGGCTGTTTCCGTTTGAGTGCTGAAGGTCTGCTCATCCTATGATCCTGTCGAGGGGTaaagaaaacaacataagAAACTTTGTTGACACTTACATCACAAAGCTCTAagacttgtttcttttttgaggtgataaaaaataaatcattacTTTCTATGGGATAAGATACAacataaaatccaaaaatatattCACTTAAATTAGAAAGACTATTTTTGGTGGCAGAGAAAcaggaaaagaaagcaaacaaaaacactCAAACAAGTTAATATCCTTCGGAAACAATTGGCAACAGAAAAACGCAAAATTTTCACTGAATTtggttttgtaaaaaaaatgtcaaaactTAGGAAAGTTGATGAGTGGCAGTGTTCTTCTGAGTCTaaagtttccttttttcacTTCAGCTACACTaccattatttgattttcttatttttcagaCTGTTTCTTAACAACCAAAGACAACggatgttattttttttaaagaaaaacagcATATACCCAAAACAATCAATATGCAAACTAGAAAAAAGTGGTTTTTGTGTGTTTCATTGCTAAGAACAAGTAAGAAATATAAGAAAGTAATGAACGCTGGTGTTCTGAGTCcaagtttcttttttcactttcaagtcaGAAAACAGGAAAATCAATGAATCGTAGTGTTACTGAAagttattaaattaaaaataaaatgctgaaa
The window above is part of the Prunus dulcis chromosome 1, ALMONDv2, whole genome shotgun sequence genome. Proteins encoded here:
- the LOC117615527 gene encoding serine/threonine-protein kinase-like protein At5g23170, which codes for MVDFDYDQLVKATESFSPTKLIGKGSHGMVYKAILVNKLVAIKKPLDQYHAHQVSLLKLDNEIRVLSSLPESPHVISLLGTSHQDSNKNKLLVMEFMPNGSLHDLLHVASTPPPWPKRVEIAIRVARAVQFLHQGEPMVIHRDVKSANILFDSDWNAKLADFGLAVLLRVDSPSHPSEPAAGTIGYLDPCYTTPSKLSTKNDVFSFGVVLLEIISSRKVIDIYKSPASIVDWAIPLIKEQRIEQICDARLGLPTYMSSTIRHVLNVAASCVSSDVACRPTMMDVVKEMENCFIERVRLPIWSNMVRSLVPTRMKKLAKSLQQAECATEQSDADVPSGKLLLWQVLDDAADIG
- the LOC117615632 gene encoding DNA-directed RNA polymerase III subunit rpc6-like, translating into MSRPSALKRKQPDSNSPLESLTEHEKIVYNVIRSKQDMGIWTRDMKKEANLPDNLVGKSIKSLQAKNLIKEVVNVQSKGRKHYMASEFEPSKELTGGDWYSNGTLDKYYITCVKDGFAKIIYQLKVATLEGISDEVKKSGIFKTSFTRPQIEEILRVLVLDKRVTEVKSTGMGEFASFPVGKVCYKSISKGGTKREPKVGAMASIPCGVCPRISQCTPDGIISPRTCVYFTKWLDF
- the LOC117614928 gene encoding zinc finger transcription factor YY1-like isoform X1, translated to METQFHHNYFERRPIFRSKTPAVKWFKEWVPQDVVATGGKCSLLKWVTADTIKALKEKSKETVAPEPEPEPTTEVLFLCSYEGCGKTFIDAGALRKHSHIHGERQYVCHYEGCGKKFLDSSKLKRHFLIHTGERDYRCNFEGCGKAFSLDFNLRSHMKTHSQENYHICPYPDCGKRYAHEYKLKNHISSHHEKSVMVDVPKYATPPAEKQIKTPKPPAGGYGSASSDRPYACPYEGCEKAYIHEYKLKLHLRREHPGHMSDENAENAPNNADNEMDEASDQDAYAGKRVNGKSQKQNRPKPNLKFPPAKVVQRKGATPSPATMNTMKKPWPVKDEVVYEEEDSEETEEDRDNVEDGWRYGENNDDDDEETEDED
- the LOC117614928 gene encoding zinc finger transcription factor YY1-like isoform X2, producing METQFHHNYFERRPIFRSKTPAVKWFKEWVPQDVVATGGKCSLLKWVTADTIKALKEKSKETVAPEPEPEPTTEVLFLCSYEGCGKTFIDAGALRKHSHIHGERQYVCHYEGCGKAFSLDFNLRSHMKTHSQENYHICPYPDCGKRYAHEYKLKNHISSHHEKSVMVDVPKYATPPAEKQIKTPKPPAGGYGSASSDRPYACPYEGCEKAYIHEYKLKLHLRREHPGHMSDENAENAPNNADNEMDEASDQDAYAGKRVNGKSQKQNRPKPNLKFPPAKVVQRKGATPSPATMNTMKKPWPVKDEVVYEEEDSEETEEDRDNVEDGWRYGENNDDDDEETEDED